One window of the Prionailurus bengalensis isolate Pbe53 chromosome E1, Fcat_Pben_1.1_paternal_pri, whole genome shotgun sequence genome contains the following:
- the FASN gene encoding fatty acid synthase gives MEEVVIAGMSGKLPESENMEEFWANLIGGVDMVTDDDRRWKAGLYGLPKRTGKLKDLSKFDASFFGVHPKQAHTMDPQLRLLLEVTYEAILDGGINPATLRGTHTGVWVGVSGSEASEALSRDPETLLGYSMVGCQRAMMANRLSFFFDFKGPSIALDTACSSSLLALQNAYQAIRRGECPAAIVGGLNILLKPNTSVQFMKLGMLSPDGTCKAFDESGDGYCRAEAVVAVLLTKKSLARRVYATILNAGTNTDGCKEQGVTFPSGEAQEQLIRSLYEPAGLSPESLEYIEAHGTGTKVGDPQELNGITRALCPSRQEPLLIGSTKSNMGHPEPASGLAALAKVLLSLEHGLWAPNLHFRSPNTEIPALQDGRLQVVRQPLPVRGGNVCINSFGFGGSNVHVILRPNLRPPLAPTRHASLPRLLRASGRTPEAVHCLLEQGRRHSQDLAFVSMLNDIAAISPTAMPFRGYTVLGGKGGSQEVQTVAAGKRPLWFICSGMGAQWCGMGLSLMRLGSFRDSILRSDEAVKPLGLQVSELLLSTDEATFDDLVHAFVSLTAIQIALIDLLNSMGLRPDGIIGHSLGEVACGYADGCLSQEEAILAAYWRGQCIKETNIPPGTMAAVGLSWEECKQRCPPGVVPACHNSEDTVTISGPQAEVAAFVAELKQEGVFAKEVRTGGMAFHSYFMDSIAPMLLQALKKVIREPRPRSARWLSTSIPEAQWQGSLARTFSAEYNVNNLVSPVLFQEALWHVPGDAVVVEIAPHALLQAVLKRGLKSSCTIVPLMKKDQRDNLEFFLSNVGKLHLLGFDVNPNGLLPPVEFPVPRGTPLISPHIKWDHSQTWDVPTAKDFPSGSGGSSASTVCNISISPESPDHYLADHCIDGRVLFPATGYLCLVWKTLARTLGQNMEQVPVVFEDVTLHQATVLPKTGTVPLEVRLLQASRTFEVSENGNLIVSGKVYQWEDPDTKLFDSRDGLVTTDPTATFHLSQRDVYKELRLRGYDYGPHFQGILEANLEGNAGRLLWKNNWVTFLDTMLQTSILGLAQRGLRLPTRITSVRIDPAAHQRRVYSLQGEAQVVNVLVNRCLNSTVAGGVLVSGLHASMAPRRQQEQFAPILEKFCFTPHTEEGLLAADAALQEGLQLCRGLAQALQTKVAQQGLKMVVSGLDGAQAPQEPPKQGLPRLLAAACQLQLNGGLQLELGQLLAQQRPLLQDDPLLSGLLASPALKACVDTALENMPSLKMKVVEVLAGDGHLYSHIPALLNTQPMLQLEYTATDRHPLALEAVQAKLQQHGIAQGQWDPADPAPGSLGSADLLLCNCAVASLGDPAMAVGNMGAALKEGGFLLLHALLKGHPLGETVAFLTCPEPRRGQQSLLSQDEWESLFAGASLHLVALKKSFYGSVLFLCRRPVLRDSPVFLPVEDPSFQWVNSLKNILADSSQQPVWLTATSCPDSGVVGLVNCLRREPGGHRIRCILVSNLSSTSRTPSLDPGSSELQKVLRGDLVMNVYRDGAWGAFRHFPLERGLPEEQTEHAFVNVLTRGDLSSIRWVCSPLRHTQLTGPGTQLCAVHYASLNFRDIMLATGKLSPDAIPGKWALHDCLLGMEFSGRDASGRRVMGLVPAEGLATSVLLSQDFLWEVPSSWTLEEAASVPVVYTTAYYSLVVRGRVQPGETVLIHSGSGGVGQAAIAIALSLGCRVFTTVGSAEKRAYLQARFPQLDDTSFANSRDTSFEQHVLRHTAGKGVDLVLNSLAEEKLQASVRCLAQHGRFLEIGKFDLSHNHLLGMAVFLKNVTFHGVLLDSLMDEGGNSWQEVAALLKAGIRDGVVQPLKCTVFPKDRVEDAFRYMAQGKHIGKVVIQVRREEPEAVLRETGPTLMAAVSRTYCPAHKSYVITGGLGGFGLELAQWLVLRGARKLVLTSRSGIRTGYQAKQVREWRRQGIQVLVSTSNASSLDGAQSLIDEATQLGPVGGVFNLAVVLRDAMLENQTPELFQDVSRPKYSGTVNLDRVTRAACPELDYFVAFSSVSCGRGNAGQTNYGFANSTMERVCEKRRHDGLPGLAIQWGAVGDVGIVLESMGSNDMVIGGTLPQRIASCLEVLDLFLNQPHPVLSSFVLAEKKATAHDDGSGRQDPMEAVAHILGIRDLATVNLDSSLADLGLDSLMGVEVRQMLEREHDLVMSMRDIRQLTLRKLQELSSKAGTANELAAPTPKENTPAGQQAHLNLSTLLVNPEGPTLTRLNLVQSSERPLFLVHPIEGSITVFRSLASKLSIPTYGLQCTQAAPLDSIQSLAAYYIECIRQVQPEGPYRIAGYSYGACVAFEMCSQLQAAQQGPTPAHNSLFLFDGSHTYVLAYTQSYRAKLTPGCEAEAEAEAMCFFVQQFTDLEHNRVLEALLPLKGLEERVAATVDLITRSHAGLDPRELSFAARSFYHKLRAAEQYVPRATYHGNVTLLRAKTGSVYGEGLGADYNLSQVCDGKVSVHVIEGDHRTLLEGSGLETILSIIHSSLAEPRVSVREG, from the exons ATGGAGGAAGTTGTGATTGCTGGCATGTCCGGGAAGCTGCCCGAGTCGGAGAACATGGAGGAGTTCTGGGCCAACCTCATCGGCGGCGTGGACATGGTGACAGACGATGACAGGAGGTGGAAGGCAG GACTCTACGGCCTGCCCAAGCGTACCGGCAAGCTAAAGGACCTGTCCAAGTTCGATGCCTCCTTCTTCGGGGTCCACCCGAAGCAGGCTCACACGATGGACCCCCAGCTGCGCTTGCTACTGGAGGTCACCTACGAGGCCATCCTGGATGGAG GCATCAACCCGGCTACCCTGCGAGGGACACACACAGGCGTCTGGGTGGGCGTGAGCGGCTCGGAGGCCTCAGAGGCTCTGAGCCGAGACCCCGAGACTCTCCTGGGCTACAGCATGGTGGGCTGCCAGCGGGCTATGATGGCCAACCGCCTCTCcttcttctttgattttaaag GGCCCAGCATCGCTCTGGACACGGCCTGCtcctccagcctgctggcccttCAGAACGCCTACCAGGCCATCCGCAGGGGAGAGTGCCCCGCGGCCATCGTGGGCGGCCTCAACATCCTGCTCAAGCCCAACACCTCCGTGCAGTTCATGAAACTCGGCATGCTGAGCCCCGACGGAACCTGCAAGGCCTTCGACGAGTCCG GGGACGGCTACTGCCGTGCGGAGGCCGTGGTGGCCGTCCTGCTGACCAAGAAGTCCCTGGCCCGGCGTGTGTATGCCACCATCCTCAACGCCGGCACCAACACGGACGGCTGCAAGGAGCAAG GTGTGACCTTCCCCTCCGGGGAGGCGCAGGAGCAGCTCATCCGCTCGCTGTACGAGCCGGCTGGGTTGAGCCCAGAGTCCCTCGAGTATATCGAAGCCCACGGCACAGGGACCAAG GTGGGGGACCCCCAGGAGCTGAACGGCATCACCCGAGCCCTGTGTCCCTCCCGCCAGGAGCCCCTGCTGATCGGGTCCACCAAGTCGAACATGGGGcacccggagcccgcttcggggcTCGCGGCTCTGGCCAAG GTGCTGCTGTCCCTGGAGCATGGGCTCTGGGCCCCCAACCTGCACTTCCGTAGCCCGAACACCGAGATCCCCGCGCTCCAGGACGGACGGCTGCAGGTGGTGCGGCAGCCCCTGCCCGTCCGCGGAGGCAACGTGTGTATCAATTCGTTCGGCTTCGGCGGCTCCAACGTGCACGTCATTCTCCGGCCCAATCTGCGGCCGCCCTTGGCACCCACCCGGCACGCCTCTCTGCCCCGTCTGCTGCGGGCCAGCGGACGCACCCCGGAGGCCGTGCACTGTCTGCTGGAGCAAGGCCGCCGGCACAGCCAGGACCTGGCCTTCGTGAGCATGCTCAATGACATCGCGGCCATCTCCCCCACCGCCATGCCCTTCCGGGGCTACACCGTGCTGGGTGGCAAGGGCGGTAGCCAGGAGGTACAGACGGTGGCCGCTGGCAAGCGTCCGCTCTGGTTCATCTGCTCGG GGATGGGCGCGCAGTGGTGCGggatgggattgagcctcatgcGCCTGGGCAGCTTCCGGGACTCCATTCTGCGCTCCGACGAGGCCGTGAAGCCCTTGGGACTGCAGGTGTCTGAGCTGCTGCTGAGCACAGACGAGGCCACCTTTGACGACCTCGTCCACGCCTTCGTGAGCCTCACCGCCATCCAG atcGCCCTCATAGACCTGCTGAACTCCATGGGTCTGCGGCCCGACGGAATCATCGGGCACTCCCTGGGTGAGGTGGCCTGCGGCTACGCAGATGGCTGCCTTTCTCAGGAGGAGGCCATCCTCGCCGCCTACTGGAGGGGCCAGTGCATCAAGGAGACCAACATCCCACCGGGCACCATGGCGGCCGTCG GCTTGTCCTGGGAGGAGTGTAAGCAGCGCTGCCCCCCTGGTGTCGTGCCCGCCTGCCACAACTCTGAGGACACAGTGACCATCTCGGGACCGCAG GCTGAGGTGGCTGCATTCGTGGCGGAGCTGAAGCAGGAGGGCGTGTTTGCCAAGGAGGTGCGGACGGGCGGCATGGCCTTCCACTCCTACTTCATGGACTCCATCGCCCCCATGTTGCTTCAGGCCCTCAAGAAG GTGATCCGGGAGCCGCGGCCCCGCTCGGCACGCTGGCTCAGTACCTCCATCCCCGAGGCCCAGTGGCAGGGCAGCCTGGCCCGCACGTTCTCGGCGGAGTATAACGTCAACAATCTGGTGAGCCCCGTGCTGTTCCAGGAGGCGCTGTGGCACGTGCCCGGGGACGCCGTGGTGGTGGAGATCGCCCCCCATGCCCTGCTGCAG GCCGTCCTTAAGAGAGGCCTGAAGTCCAGCTGTACCATCGTCCCTCTGATGAAGAAGGACCAAAGAGACAACCTGGAGTTCTTCCTCAGCAACGTGGGCAAGTTGCACCTGCTGGG cttcgaTGTCAACCCCAATGGCCTGCTTCCACCCGTGGAGTTCCCGGTGCCCCGGGGCACTCCTCTCATCTCCCCTCACATCAAGTGGGACCACAGTCAGACCTGGGACGTCCCCACCGCCAAGGACTTCCCCAGCGGCTCCGGTGGCTCCTCTGCCTCCACCGTCTGCAACATCA GCATCAGCCCTGAATCCCCTGACCACTACCTGGCGGACCACTGCATCGACGGCCGCGTCCTCTTCCCCGCCACCGGCTACCTGTGCCTGGTCTGGAAGACTCTGGCACGGACCTTGGGTCAAAACATGGAACAAGTGCCCGTGGTGTTTGAGGACGTGACACTGCACCAGGCTACCGTCCTACCCAAGACCG GGACCGTGCCCCTGGAAGTGCGGCTCCTACAGGCTTCCCGCACCTTCGAGGTGTCTGAGAACGGCAACCTGATAGTGAGCG GGAAGGTTTACCAGTGGGAGGACCCCGACACCAAGCTGTTCGACAGCCGGGACGGCCTGGTCACCACGGACCCCACAGCTACGTTCCACCTGAGCCAGAGGGACGTGTACAAAGAGTTGAGGCTGCGTGGCTACGACTACGGCCCTCACTTTCAAGGCATCCTCGAGGCCAACCTCGAAG GCAACGCGGGCCGGCTGCTGTGGAAGAACAACTGGGTGACATTCCTGGACACCATGCTGCAGACATCCATCCTGGGCCTGGCCCAGCGCGGGCTGCGTCTGCCCACCCGCATCACCTCCGTCCGCATCGACCCCGCTGCCCACCAGCGCAGGGTGTACTCGCTGCAGGGCGAGGCCCAAG TGGTCAACGTGCTGGTGAACCGTTGTCTGAACAGCACGGTGGCCGGCGGCGTCCTCGTCTCGGGCCTCCATGCCTCGATGGCCCCACGGCGGCAGCAGGAACAGTTTGCACCCATCCTGGAGAAGTTCTGCTTCACGCCGCACACggaggaggggctcctggctgcagACGCGGCCCTGCAGGAGGGGCTGCAGCTGTGCAGGG GGCTGGCACAGGCGCTGCAGACCAAGGTGGCCCAGCAGGGGCTGAAGATGGTGGTGTCCGGGCTGGACGGGGCCCAGGCCCCCCAGGAGCCTCCAAAGCAAGGCCTGCCCCGGCTGCTGGCGGCCGCCTGCCAGCTGCAGCTCAACGGGGGCCTCCAGCTGGAGCTGGGCCAGCTGCTGGCCCAACAGAGGCCCCTGCTGCAGGACGACCCCCTGCTCAGCGGCCTCCTCGCTTCCCCGGCGCTCAAGGCCTGCGTGGACACCGCCCTGGAGAACATGCCCAGCCTCAAGATGAAGGTCGTGGAG GTGCTGGCTGGCGATGGCCACCTGTATTCTCACATCCCAGCGCTGCTTAACACCCAGCCCATGCTGCAGCTGGAGTACACGGCCACTGACCGCCACCCTCTGGCCCTGGAGGCCGTGCAGGCCAAGCTGCAGCAGCACGGCATAGCCCAGGGCCAGTGGGACCCTGCGGACCCCGCCCCTGGCAGCCTGGGCTCGGCTGATCTCCTCCTGTGTAACTGTGCCGTGGCCAGCCTCGGTGACCCGGCCATGGCCGTTGGCAACATGGGGGCCGCTCTCAAGGAGGGCGGCTTCCTGCTGCTGCACGCTCTGCTCAAAGGACACCCCCTTGGAGAGACGGTCGCCTTCCTCACCTGCCCCGAGCCGCGGCGAGGCCAGCAGAGCCTCCTAAGCCag GACGAGTGGGAGAGTCTGTTTGCCGGGGCGTCCCTGCACCTGGTGGCCCTGAAGAAGTCCTTCTATGGCTCTGTGCTCTTCCTGTGCCGTCGGCCGGTCCTACGGGACAGCCCTGTCTTCCTGCCTGTGGAGGACCCCAGTTTCCAGTGGGTGAACTCCCTGAAG AACATTTTGGCCGACTCCTCCCAGCAGCCCGTGTGGCTAACAGCCACCAGCTGCCCCGACTCAGGCGTCGTGGGCTTGGTGAACTGTCTCCGCAGAGAGCCTGGCGGGCACCGGATTCG GTGCATCCTGGTGTCCAACCTCAGCAGCACGTCCCGCACCCCCAGTTTGGACCCCGGCTCCTCGGAGCTGCAGAAGGTGCTACGGGGGGACCTCGTGATGAATGTCTACCGAGACGGCGCCTGGGGGGCCTTCCGCCATTTCCCCCTGGAGCGCG GCCTGCCGGAGGAGCAGACCGAGCACGCCTTCGTGAACGTCCTCACGCGGGGCGACCTCTCCTCCATCCGCTGGGTCTGCTCCCCTCTGCGTCACACCCAGCTCACCGGCCCCGGCACCCAGCTCTGTGCCGTCCACTATGCCTCCCTCAACTTCAGAGATATCATGCTGGCCACGGGCAAGCTGTCCCCTGACGCCATCCCAG GGAAGTGGGCCCTCCACGACTGTTTGCTGGGCATGGAGTTCTCTGGCCGAGACGCCAGCGGCAGGCGCGTCATGGGGCTGGTGCCCGCCGAAGGCCTGGCTACCTCCGTCCTGCTCTCTCAGGACTTCCTGTGGGAGGTGCCCTCCAGCTG GACCCTGGAGGAGGCGGCTTCGGTGCCTGTGGTCTACACCACTGCCTACTACTCGCTGGTGGTGCGGGGGCGCGTGCAGCCCGGGGAGACGGTGCTCATCCACTCAGGCTCGGGCGGCGTGGGCCAGGCCGCCATCGCCATCGCCCTCAGCCTGGGCTGCCGCGTCTTCACTACCGTGG GGTCGGCCGAGAAGCGGGCGTACCTCCAGGCCAGGTTCCCCCAGCTCGACGACACCAGCTTCGCCAACTCCCGGGACACGTCCTTTGAACAGCACGTGCTGCGGCACACGGCAGGGAAGG gtgTGGACCTGGTCCTGAATTCTCTGGCGGAAGAAAAGCTACAGGCCAGCGTGCGGTGCCTGGCCCAGCATGGCCGGTTCCTGGAAATCGGCAAATTCGACCTTTCGCACAACCACCTGCTGG GCATGGCCGTCTTCCTGAAGAACGTGACCTTCCACGGGGTTCTGCTGGACTCGCTCATGGATGAAGGTGGGAACAGCTGGCAGGAGGTGGCTGCGCTGCTGAAGGCGGGCATCCGGGACGGTGTGGTGCAGCCCCTCAAGTGCACCGTGTTCCCCAAGGACCGGGTGGAGGACGCCTTCCGTTACATGGCCCAAGGGAAGCACATCGGCAAAGTGGTCATCCAG GTGCGCAGGGAGGAGCCGGAGGCGGTGCTGCGGGAGACGGGTCCCACCCTGATGGCCGCCGTGTCCAGGACCTACTGCCCGGCCCACAAGAGCTATGTCATCACCGGGGGCCTGGGCGGCTTCGGCCTGGAGCTGGCCCAGTGGCTTGTGCTGCGAGGGGCCCGGAAACTCGTGCTGACCTCTCGCTCTGGGATCCGCACAG GCTACCAGGCCAAGCAGGTCCGTGAGTGGAGGCGCCAGGGCATACAGGTCCTGGTGTCCACCAGCAATGCCAGCTCGCTGGATGGGGCCCAGAGCCTCATCGATGAGGCCACGCAGCTGGGGCCCGTGGGAGGCGTCTTTAACCTGGCCGTG GTCCTGAGAGACGCCATGCTGGAGAACCAAACCCCTGAGCTCTTTCAGGACGTCAGCAGGCCCAAGTACAGCGGCACCGTGAACCTGGACAG GGTGACCCGCGCCGCGTGCCCTGAGCTGGACTACTTTGTGGCCTTCTCCTCCGTGAGCTGCGGGCGCGGCAACGCCGGCCAGACCAACTATGGCTTCGCCAACTCCACCATGGAGCGCGTGTGTGAGAAGCGCCGGCACGACGGCCTCCCGG GCCTCGCCATTCAGTGGGGCGCCGTCGGTGACGTGGGCATCGTCCTGGAGTCCATGGGCTCCAACGATATGGTCATCGGCGGGACGCTGCCGCAGCGGATCGCCTCCTGCTTGGAGGTGCTGGACCTCTTCCTGAACCAGCCCCACCCCGTCCTGAGCAGCTTCGTGCTGGCCGAGAAGAAGGCCACTGCCCACGATGACGGCAGTGGCCGGCAGGACCCGATGGAGGCCGTGGCCCACATCCTGG GCATCCGAGACTTGGCCACCGTCAACCTGGACAGCTCGCTGGCAGACCTGGGCCTGGACTCGCTCATGGGCGTGGAGGTGCGCCAGATGTTGGAGCGCGAGCATGACCTGGTGATGTCCATGCGGGACATCCGGCAGCTCACGCTCCGGAAGTTGCAGGAGCTTTCCTCGAAGGCTGGCACAGCTAATG AGCTGGCAGCCCCCACACCCAAGGAGAACACCCCTGCCGGCCAGCAGGCCCATCTGAACCTCAGCACCCTGCTGGTGAACCCCGAGGGCCCGACCCTGACACGGCTCAACTTGGTGCAGAGCTCTGAGCGCCCCTTGTTCCTGGTGCACCCCATCGAGGGCTCCATCACTGTGTTCCGCAGCCTGGCGTCCAAGCTCAGCATCCCCACCTACGGCCTACAGTGCACTCAAG CCGCGCCCCTGGACAGCATCCAGAGTCTGGCCGCCTACTACATCGAGTGCATCAGGCAGGTGCAGCCGGAGGGGCCCTACCGCATCGCCGGCTATTCCTACGGGGCCTGCGTGGCCTTCGAGATGTGCTCGCAGCTGCAGGCCGCGCAGCAGGGCCCCACCCCCGCGCACAACAGCCTCTTCTTGTTCGACGGTTCGCACACCTATGTGCTGGCCTACACACAG AGCTACCGCGCGAAGCTGACCCCTGGCTGCGAGGCCGAGGCCGAGGCCGAGGCCATGTGCTTCTTCGTGCAGCAGTTCACCGACCTGGAACACAACAGG GTCCTGGAGGCACTGCTGCCCCTCAAGGGCCTGGAGGAGCGCGTGGCGGCCACCGTGGACCTGATCACGCGCAGCCACGCGGGCCTGGACCCCCGCGAGCTGAGCTTCGCGGCACGCTCCTTCTATCACAAGCTGCGCGCGGCCGAGCAGTACGTCCCCCGGGCCACCTACCACGGCAACGTGACGCTGCTGCGCGCCAAGACGGGCAGCGTGTACGGCGAGGGCCTGGGCGCCGACTACAACCTGTCCCAGGTGTGCGACGGCAAGGTGTCCGTGCACGTGATCGAGGGGGACCACCGCACGCTGCTGGAGGGCAGCGGCCTGGAGACTATCCTCAGCATCATCCACAGCTCCCTGGCCGAGCCGCGCGTCAGCGTCCGGGAGGGCTAA